The following are encoded together in the Synchiropus splendidus isolate RoL2022-P1 chromosome 7, RoL_Sspl_1.0, whole genome shotgun sequence genome:
- the nmrk1 gene encoding nicotinamide riboside kinase 1, with amino-acid sequence MKTLVIGVGGMTNGGKSTLARSLQQQIPNSCVIAQDAFFKDDIVVPVDDRGFKQYDMLDALHMDKMMSQVDSWLRDPVSFLGEQALPVDSKEDAFVLIVEGFLIFNHKPLNQLFHKRYFMEIPYNVCKQRRSSRVYTPPDPPGYFDGHVWPMYVKNRQEMERDVPVIALLDGLKSKEELLATVYEDVCREIQKIKDDTERLAE; translated from the exons ATGAAGACGCTCGTCATTGGAGTTGGCGG AATGACCAACGGAGGCAAATCGACTCTTGCCAGGAGTTTGCAGCAGCAGATACCCAACAGCTGTGTTATTGCTCAAGATGCATTTTTCAAG GACGACATTGTGGTTCCAGTCGACGACAGGGGGTTTAAACAATATGACA TGCTGGACGCTCTCCACATGGACAAAATGATGAGTCAGGTGGATTCCTGGCTGCGAGACCCAGTTTCTTTCTTGGGGGAACAAGCTCTACCAGTCGACTCTAAAGAGGATGCGTTTGTTCTGATCGTGGAAGGATTCCTCATTTTCAACCACAA GCCTTTAAACCAGCTATTCCACAAAAGATACTTCATGGAAATACCATACAACGTGTGCAAGCAGAGGCGAAG CTCTAGAGTTTACACGCCCCCTGATCCCCCTGGTTATTTTGATGGACACGTGTGGCCCATGTATGTTAAAAACCGGCAGGAGATGGAGAGGGACGTGCCAGTGATCG CACTTCTAGATGGACTGAAGTCAAAAGAAGAACTGCTGGCTACTGTGTATGAAGATGTCTGTCGAGA
- the ostf1 gene encoding osteoclast-stimulating factor 1 produces the protein MSKPPPKPAKPGQVKVFRALYTFDPRTPDELYFEEGDVLYVSDTSDPNWWKGTCRGRTGLIPSNYVAERAESIDNPMHEAAKRGNISWLRECLENKVGINGLDRAGNTALYWGCHGGHKDVVEILLSQPNIELNQQNKLGDTALHAAAWKGYSDIVEMLLSKNSRTDIRNNENKLAFEMATNAQCASLLKRRQGSAITRTHSNAEEYLDDEDSD, from the exons ATGTCAAAGCCTCCTCCCAAACCCGCAAAGCCAG GTCAAGTCAAAGTCTTCAGAGCTTTGTATACCTTCGACCCCAGAACG CCAGACGAGTTATACTTTGAAGAAGGAGATGTCTTGTACGTGTCAGACACG AGTGACCCTAACTGGTGGAAAGGAACGTGCCGGGGCAGGACAGGACTTATTCCCAGTAACTATG TGGCTGAGCGGGCCGAGTCCATCGACAACCCCATGCACGAAGCAGCCAAAAGAG GGAATATAAGCTGGCTGCGGGAATGTTTGGAAAACAAAGTGGGCATCAACGGACTGGACAGAGCTGGGAACACCGCCCTCTACTGGGGATGCCACGGAGGACACAAAG atgtggtggagatttTGCTGAGTCAGCCCAACATCGAGCTCAACCAGCAG AACAAGCTGGGGGACACagctcttcacgctgctgcctGGAAGGGATACTCTGACATAGTGGAGATGCTGCTGAGCAAGA attcaaggacagacaTCAGGAACAATGAGAATAAGTTGGCATTTGAAATGGCCACCAACGCCCAGTGTGCTTCTCTTCTCAAGAGGAGGCAGGGGAGCG CCATCACCCGGACACACAGCAATGCTGAGGAGTATTTGGACGACGAGGACTCGGACTGA
- the mapkapk5 gene encoding MAP kinase-activated protein kinase 5: MSEDNNADKFIKETSILDEYNINWTQKLGAGISGPVRVCVKKSTQERLALKILIDRPKARNEVRLHMMCANHPNIVQILEVYANSVQFPHESSPRARLLIVMEMMEGGELFHRISQHRHFTEKMASQVTKQISQALEHCHSLNIAHRDLKPENLLFKDNSLDAPVKLCDFGFAKIDQGDLMTPQFTPYYVAPQVLEAQRRHQKEKSGIIPTSPTPYTYNKSCDLWSLGVIIYVMLCGYPPFYSKHHSRTIPKDMRKKIMTGSFDFPEDEWSQISEMAKDIVRKLLKVKPEERLTIEGVLAHPWLNSTEALDNVLPSAQMMMDKAVVAGIQQAHAEQLANMRIQDLNVSLKPLNSVNNPILRKRKLLGPKPNDGFFIHDPENGGEDSNVALEKLRDVIAQCILPQAGENEDEKLNTVMHEAWRFNRDCKLLRDGLQGLSWDGRAFSDKVDRLKLAEIVKQAIEEKTNLIS; encoded by the exons ATGTCCGAGGATAACAACGCAGACAAGTTCATCAAG GAAACATCCATCCTTGACGAATACAACATCAACTGGACCCAGAAACTTGGAGCTGGAATCAGTGGACCCGTCAG AGTCTGTGTGAAGAAATCGACTCAGGAACGCCTCGCCCTGAAGATCCTCATTGATCGCCCCAAGGCCAGGAATGAG GTTCGACTCCACATGATGTGTGCCAACCATCCTAACATAGTCCAGATCCTTGAGGTGTATGCCAACAGTGTCCAATTCCCACACGAGTCCAGTCCTAG agcgagGCTTCTAATAGtcatggagatgatggagggtGGTGAACTTTTCCACAGAATCAGTCAGCACAGGCACTTTACCGAGAAGATGGCCAGCCAAGTCACAAAGCAG ATCAGTCAAGCTTTGGAGCACTGTCACTCCCTAAATATTGCACATCGTGACCTGAAGCCAGAGAACCTGCTCTTCAAGGATAACTCTCTG GATGCTCCTGTGAAGCTGTGTGACTTCGGCTTTGCCAAGATTGATCAAGGGGACTTGATGACTCCTCAGTTCACTCCCTATTACGTAGCACCTCAG GTACTTGAGGCTCAAAGACGGCACCAGAAGGAAAAATCTGGAATTATACCTACCTCACCCACTCCATATACCTACAACAAG AGCTGTGATCTCTGGTCTCTTGGCGTGATCATCTACGTGATGCTGTGCGGCTATCCCCCGTTCTACTCCAAACACCACAGTCGAACCATCCCCAAAGACATGAGGAAGAAGATCATGACGGGCAGTTTCGACTTTCCCGAAGACGAATGGAGTCAGATTTCTGAAATGGCTAAAGACATTGTGCGCAA GCTCTTGAAGGTGAAGCCTGAGGAAAGACTGACCATTGAGGGAGTCCTGGCTCACCCGTGGCTCAACAGCACCGAGGCCCTGGATAACGTCTTGCCCTCCGCTCAAATGATGATGGACAAG GCGGTGGTCGCAGGAATCCAGCAGGCACATGCAGAGCAGTTGGCCAACATGCGGATCCAGGATCTGAATGTCAGCCTGAAGCCCCTCAACTCCGTCAACAACCCGATCCTCAGGAAACGGAAACTTCTCGG CCCAAAGCCAAACGACGGTTTCTTCATTCACGACCCAGAAAACGGTGGCGAAGACTCTAATGTAGCACTGGAAAAACTGCGAGACGTCATTGCACAGTGTATCCTGCCACAAGCCG GCGAGAATGAGGACGAGAAGCTGAACACCGTGATGCACGAAGCCTGGAGGTTCAACAGGGACTGCAAACTGCTGCGTGATGGTCTGCAGGGACTCAGCTGGGACG GACGCGCCTTTTCCGACAAAGTGGACCGCCTGAAGTTGGCCGAGATCGTCAAACAGGCCATCGAAGAGAAGACCAATCTCATTAGTTAG